From Acidovorax sp. 1608163:
CCGTGGCTGCGCCACTGCTGGTGATGCAACCGGCCATGGGCTCGGGCTTTGCCGCATCGCGCACGCCCACCCCACTCAAAAACTGCCTGCGCAGCCTGGCCAACCACACCGTGTTTGGCTTCGGCCTGTACCTGTCTGCACTGGCCATCGGACTGGTTTCACGATGACCGCCCTCACGCTCAACCCCCAGAAAACCTTCAAGGAAATCACACCATGCAAAACATAGCCATCGCCTATCACAGCGCCCACGGCCACACCGCCCACATTGCGCAGCAGGTCTGCGAGGGCGCCCAAGGCGTTCCAGGCATCCAGGCCGAGCTGCTTCGGGCCGAAGACCTGGCCCTCAATCCAAATGCACTGCTGCGCTACGACGGCCTCATCCTCGGCTCGCCCACCTACCTGGGCGGGGTGTCCGGGCCGTTCAAAACCTTCATGGACGCCACTGGCGGCCTGTGGAAAACGCAGCAGCTCAAAAGCCGACTCGCGGCGGGCTTCACCGTGTCATCGCTGCCTGCGGGCGACAAGC
This genomic window contains:
- a CDS encoding flavodoxin family protein: MQNIAIAYHSAHGHTAHIAQQVCEGAQGVPGIQAELLRAEDLALNPNALLRYDGLILGSPTYLGGVSGPFKTFMDATGGLWKTQQLKSRLAAGFTVSSLPAGDKQSTLLSMFVFAMQHGMVWVGNPILPEQHAGVPYDEAANRLGSWSGLMAQAGHGSPADAFAPGDVKTARMFGHHFAQTLQRLGAAATLQPQDKVAA